The genomic window CAGACGATCAGATACTCGTAAAGGTCGCGACAGAAAAAGAAAATCGTCTATACAAACTTCCTTCTTTAAGTGGTGAACTCGTAAAACTTGCTATTCCCTTTTACGCTCCTTTGCCTATCACGGAGCAAAAAGAACAGGTCAATATCAGTGTGAGCTCCGACGGTAAGTTACTTACCTTTACGGAGAGATCCGACGGTAAATTGGGAAACATCGTCATCATAGATACGAAGACCAGACAAAGATACGATTCCTCATTCGTAGGATGTTTTCCGGTTATCAAGAACGGTTCCGTGTATTTTCTCGGCGATCCTGAGTTCGTCAAATTCTCTAAGGACAGGGATTATCGCCCGTACAATAATTTCACGTTATACGAGCTTGATTTCAAAAAAGATAAGATCCGAGCGATCACTCCTATTTCCGGCAAAGTAGAACTACTTTCGGAATAACTCGCGGCAGATCAGGGCCACATTCGATCAGGTAGCAAGTTCCGCATTTTCGGGGATCGCAATTTCCTTCTTCGTAGAGATCGCAAAGATGGAGACTGCAGTGATCACACATAAAGCCCCGGCTAGCATAAACGCATTATCATAATGTCCTTGGGTTGTCCTAAGATAACCTGCTCCGTACGCTGCAGTTGCGGAACCGACCTGGTGGAATGCGACCACCCATCCAAACATCATTCCCACTTTTTCTCGTCCGAACGTTTTCGCAGTTAAGGCTACTGTAGGAGGAACTGTGGCGATCCAATCCAATCCGTAAAACACTGCAAACAGAGAAAGTTTATCCGATTCAGGATCAAATGCCTGGGGAAGAAGAAGCAAAGAAAATCCTCTCAAACCATAATATGCGAATAATAGGATCTTATTATTTACTCTATCGGATAACCAACCTGAGCCGACAGTTCCTACAAGATCGCAAAGACCCATGAGCGCCAAAAGACTTGCTGCTCTTACTTCAGGGATCCCATGATCCGAACAAGCAGGCACCATATGGGTTCCCACGAGTCCGTTCGTGCTCGCACCACAGATAAAGAAACTCCCGGCTAAAAGCCAGAAATTCTTGGATCTCATTCCTTCTCTCAATGCGTTGATCGCTTCTAAGAAAGGATTTCCTCCGGGAGGAGAAGGGATCGCATCTCCTTCTTTCGCACCGTATGGCAGAAGATCCATCTGCTTCGGAGAGTCCTTCATTAAGATCAACACCGTAGGCAATAAGATCCCAAGAACGATTGCGACAGTATACACTGCGTTTCTCCATCCTTCTTTTTC from Leptospira langatensis includes these protein-coding regions:
- a CDS encoding MFS transporter; this encodes MTRRLPFHYGWIVLIVTFFTLIVAAGVRSMPGILILPLEKEFGWDRSAISFAVSVNLLLYGLVGPFAAGLMNRFGLKRIMILGLVLLITGILLTTIMRTNWELVVLWGIMVGFGSGMAALVLGATVVNRWFVTHRGLLMGILTASTATGQIVFLPLLASLTEKEGWRNAVYTVAIVLGILLPTVLILMKDSPKQMDLLPYGAKEGDAIPSPPGGNPFLEAINALREGMRSKNFWLLAGSFFICGASTNGLVGTHMVPACSDHGIPEVRAASLLALMGLCDLVGTVGSGWLSDRVNNKILLFAYYGLRGFSLLLLPQAFDPESDKLSLFAVFYGLDWIATVPPTVALTAKTFGREKVGMMFGWVVAFHQVGSATAAYGAGYLRTTQGHYDNAFMLAGALCVITAVSIFAISTKKEIAIPENAELAT